From the genome of Alteromonas stellipolaris:
CTATCCTCACCTCGCACCGATCACTTCGATGCTTTTTTAGAGTGGGCGCAAGTTAATTCGGGCGTCGCTTCTCTAGCGCTAGTTGCCGACAGTGGTGTAGATAACTACTTTGTTTCCGAGCCTAGTTCGTTAGTCATTTTGCTACTTTCGATCTGTATAGTTCTTTTCATCAAAACTGAGTCTAGACGAAACCATATAGAGGTAAGTGGACGTAGTCTCTTCGCATAAATCGTATCGCTATTTTTCGCGACAATAAAAAAGCAAGGCATACTCGCCTTGCTTTTTGAATTATGTATCTAGACTCATATCAATACACTATGTGCACCAATACACTACCTATTTCGCGATATTTTCCATAGTTGGCAGCGCACTGAAGGCACCATATTGCGTTACCGTATATGCACCGCAGCGAATAGCAAACTCGGTGGCTTCGCTTACGTTTTCAAAGCTACTTGCCCACTTATCGAATTCTGCGCTATTAGCCACTTTGGTAGATAAGAAATACAGGAAACCACCAATGAATGAGTCGCCAGCGGCAGTCGTATCTTTCACGTCCATTTTTGGCGAGGCCAAAGTGCCACTAAATTCTTTTGTAATGTACTGAATAGGTTCGCCGCCATCGGTCACTAATACCACTTTAACGCCGCTATCTAGCCACTGCTGTACGTGAGTCTGCGCATTTTCTTCACCGTAAAGCTCAGCCAGCTCTTCGCGACTTGCTTTTAAAATGCTTACTTTTTTAGCTACTTCATCAATTCGGCCTGGCGCATTAGCCGTGTCGTCCCAAAACGCTGGGCGATAGTTAATATCTAAACATACCAGCATATTTTCTTGCTTAGCTTTGTTTAGAATATAGTCGGTGCCGGGAAGCAATTCGGGGCCTGAAAT
Proteins encoded in this window:
- a CDS encoding carbohydrate kinase family protein, with product MKILCLGEVLIDMLSAGAADQSEMPAMNSFQPYAGGAPANVAVAVAKLGGQGAMVSKVGDDTFGRFLQDMLSYHNVNTDYVWSTKEANTALAFVNLDKDGERSFDFYVDNAAHKHIGEDDLATVACDDTSVLHFCSGSISGPELLPGTDYILNKAKQENMLVCLDINYRPAFWDDTANAPGRIDEVAKKVSILKASREELAELYGEENAQTHVQQWLDSGVKVVLVTDGGEPIQYITKEFSGTLASPKMDVKDTTAAGDSFIGGFLYFLSTKVANSAEFDKWASSFENVSEATEFAIRCGAYTVTQYGAFSALPTMENIAK